Below is a window of Pochonia chlamydosporia 170 chromosome 7, whole genome shotgun sequence DNA.
GGACTCACTATGGGTGAAATCGACCGTGGCACAATCTTCAAGGGAAAGGGATCGGTTCAATTTGGGAAGGGGTATTAAAGAACAAAAAGGATGCAATGTTCCCGAAGCCAAAACGTTGCAGAGCAAAACGGACGCTTCAGgaaaaagagaagaggcaCTTCGTGGTGTGGATGTTCAATCCTGCCAGAGCAGTGGTGTCAAGTCGAACCATGCGCACGTCCAGTGCTGTGGCAACGGCGAcgaacagaccagaccagactggatttGAGTCGACTTGACTGAGAGCACCAACAGAAGGGCCGTGCCCGCCCAGCCAGTATCTAGCTCAAGTGCCAAGTGAGGAGCGGCAACAAGGATGTTCCCGCAGGTTCGCCACACGTGTGAGCGACCCCGTAAGTttgtaccagaccagactcgatgcgaacaaggccaagatgttATGTGCGACTGGAAGGGTCAACGTGCTTCCGATACGTCGGTCGCAGAGAACAACAAAACGAGCTGGCGAACGAACCCTATGCGAGAAGGAAAACGTGATTGAAGTGGAAAGGCAGGATGTCTTGGGGCAACACCGAATGCCAGCAGGCAACCAGCCACCGGACCCAGAGGCAATGTTAAGGTAATAATATGCGGTTCGGAGTAGTATCAGCAGCTGTCTGCTTCCTGCTCAGCTTGGACCACACCAAACTGGACCCGATGGTAGACAGCGAGTGAGGAGGACCCCAGATGAGAGAGAGGGGCGGTGGGCGATGGATGGGGAGGACGTGGGAGACAGAAGCCCAACCAAATGCGCAAGCATCTGACAGGGCAGCAACAGGGCACGACGATAGGACGATGAAGCTTTGTTATTGTCCAGGCAAAAAGACTGGGGTTGGATTGATGAGTTGGCGGTGCCGACGAGCTGATCCAATGAAGGCTGCAGGCAGGGGTGGCTTGTCGGGTCGGCGTCCGGGCTCTACGGGTGAGCTAGTGATGGTCTGTGATAGACGGTGATGCTCATGAGCACGAGAGGCCCAGTGGAGGCTTTGATTGATCCAACTCGACCAAATGCCGTCATGCGATGGCCAAAACAGCTGctgtttgtggtttggggGGATTTTTTGGGTTTTTTCGTGGCTTATTCGACCGTTGGAGGGCGAGGAAACAGTAAACGGGTGCTGcggtgtggtggtgatggcgatggtgatgcggatgtggatgcggatgctgacgaagaaaataaaataataagaagcaccagaccagactgcttttTTCGGTGTGTGTGCGTCTCTTGTGCGGctcaagcaagccagccgGTGGAGGGACAAGAAGGATTCTGTTTCGTGTTGGATCTCGTCACTCCAGAGAGGACTTGGATCTGCACCACGGAAAGAGTACGGGGTAAgtagcaccagacatgtctggtactttaTTACTCGATGACGAGGAAAGAGCTTCCAGCTTGGCACTTGCCGATAATGTATCACTTTCGAGGCGCATCAGCTAAGACATTCTCCAGAATAGAGTCTGGTCAGTCAGAAGCTTTCATCCAGTGAGCCGACGTCAAGTCGtaaaatgtctggtcgagtACGGAGGTGCATTCAATGTGTGGTTCCGTATTCTGGGTTTCCTCTTCTCGTGTCCTGTCCTGCATTGCTTAACACATTTGATCTAACCCGTGCACGTATCCAGTTCATGTACGGCCATGAAGCTGGCGAGTGCAtcaattgaccagacttgactcttcAGGTCGCACGATGCAATGTTGCGCTCAAGTAaccaaccagttgacatctaGATGGCAGGAGCTCCTCAATCGTTGGTCTGTCCAGGTGCAGGcgcaggtgcaggtgcaggtgcaggtgcatGCACCTCCAAACGCCCCTACGCAGTCACCCTCATGCACAAACTGCCCGGCCCTGGGTCAAATGCACAGCAAATATTctgcaagatgaagaaacgTCTGCAACATGGTCACCCGGTGAGTCCATGTTTTGTTTCTAATTTCCAAGCTTTTCTGCCAATCTCTTCTCTGCAAAAGTACTATTGTCCtatcttttctttttctttcccatCATACTCCGCTTCAATTTACACCATTGACCATTTTGTTCCACTGTTCGACAAAGACGGCTCCAGCCCAGACAGGTCTGGCTGGTACCAAGAAAATACCAGACATAGACTTGATTGACCATTCAtaagtcaagtcaagtgccGAGTCTCGAGTACGGAGTCCTCTCAAGTCATCAACAGCCAACCACACATTCCGCATAATCGGAACATCTACGTCTTCTCccaacagcatcaatttGCTCTCCGTTCAAACTTCGTGATATTGTGTCCTATTCTAATTGACCAATATACAACCCCTGCAAGccatttgatggcaagaaACTTTCCTTCTCTAGCTTCTCCACAAAGGTCCGGCCCCCCTTCCCTCCACCATTTCAATATTCACCACTTGACCCATTTTGACAAGAAATTCGGGACCCAATGCCCAAACAAAATGCGACCCCCACACCGGCCAATAACGAACGGCTCAGCAAACGGTCTGCACTTTCCGCTGCCGTGGTAACCGtcacaaaacaaaagaaaaacacGATAACTCATCCACCCAGGAGGCTTTTGCACGCAATTGCACtcatcttgttcttgttgagGACGTCACTCAACGTCGGTAGGTAGCATCACGGACTGCCGATCCGACTTCATTTGGATACTCGGTCACAAGTTTAGGTTATTGCTCGCCTATCTCTTTTTGGTCACAGACCATTCTTGGCATCAAAATGCTTGTCTCCTCCACCTTGCTCACCACCTGGTATTCCCAATTTGCGCGAAAAGTGGGAGGTGATGTGCCAGATCTGGAGACACATGCATTCCAACTGTATTGCCCGCGTGGCTACTGGAATTCTGGTATCCCTCTCCGGGCAGCACCCCTCTAACTATCCATCCCGCTTTTGGAGATCAAGTAATGTCTGGACTGTACGAAGTAGTTCAATGGACATAGCAGCGCAGACCAAACACTTGCATGATACTAACAATCTACCGCTGCAAAAGTCCAGGCAACGAAGAGGGCGAATTACAAACTGTATAAATAGAATGTCCATGTAGTCTCCTCTTGGCCTTTCACAACAACGATACGAGGAAACCACCATCATCTGGATCAACAATTCCAGGTTTGCGTTAATGACTGTACGCCGGTTGTATCTGCGGCTCTGCCAGTTTCGAAAGAATCAACATCCCCCATAAGCTTACGCTACTATAACTCAGTCTCAAGGCGGTCTTGAGGATCATGCTAGCCCCAAATCGTTGATTCTAAATTTGGTGATACAACATGGTGTTCAGTACATACACTCGCAGACACGGCACCATTATCGCCTGTTCTGTGACGACAAACAACACCATGACGAACAGCAAATGGATCTGAGTGCCTATTTACTCTAACCCTGTATCATAGACGTTTCCCATTCTCTTCCCACATGGTTTAATGAAGTAAATGTATTCCTTTCGTAGGGGGGAAGGTAATCAAGTTTGCTATATGACCTGCACGTGCTTCACAATGATTCGTATAGATAAGAGCAAACATTACTCATTACTCCGAATCTTGgtctccatccatcattTTGCCCAACTCAGTTCTCCTCATACTTAAATCGTACTTTATTCTTGATTGTCCGACTGGCCAGGAATGCAGTTTCTAACTTCAATCTACCCTACAGTTTGCGTTACATCTAAAACCACCACGAACTCAATCGTTCGTGGCCAAacttcagcttcaacttcagcGTAGAACACCAGCGCGGCGTCTGTTGAAACTTCAAGTCAGCCTTGAAGGTGGTTGTACGACAATATCGTGGCATAGGGTGATTGTCTGAGTCGAACACAAACCACTGACGTGAATCGCCACCAGCATCCCAGACAAGATGCAGCAAACTTGGCAGCTGGGTGTATTTGACCCTGCTCATCTGCACAGTATCACTTGGTCCTCCATCATTCCCGTGACTCTTTGGCGGCCGCCTCCTTCAGGTACCTAATCAGACGAGGATTCGCCAGCGGCTGCACACCGTTGGGGCTTCAATTATATCGATTACTTGGTGCTATAAACAAACACGGCAAGATGATCCTAAATTCACACAGCAtaccaaaccagacgccGTTTGGATATCCATCGCCAAAACGCCGTTGAAATAAACACAAAATCCATCCAAGTCAAGATTCCATGCATATAGCCCCATCCGCGGACTCCCATTGCCACAGCCAAAACCAATTTTATATCCACCTCCATTCAACCAACGTCATACACCGATTCACGAAGCCCTCCTATCTGTTGTCACAGCCGGAGGCGGATGAGCAGGATATTCGGGCGGCCGCCCCCCAGCTTCCAGATCCCTCAACTCTGTACCCTCCTCGCCAGCGTCCCGTCTTCTCCCATGCCGATCCTGTATCGCAGGCGGCTTCTTCGTGTCGTACGGCGGAGGCGCCTCGCCCAGCTCATTCAGCCCTTCCATCGATCGTGTCTCCGACCACGGCGACCACCTCATTCCACGCCGATATCTGACGTAGGCACTACCGACGAGGACTCGGTC
It encodes the following:
- a CDS encoding pgaD-like domain-containing protein: MSTTSSSGGGMSTEPFVWVIIPLIAVFSVGTFIAFVWNRHRRRRNPDRHAWPEDRVLVGSAYVRYRRGMRWSPWSETRSMEGLNELGEAPPPYDTKKPPAIQDRHGRRRDAGEEGTELRDLEAGGRPPEYPAHPPPAVTTDRRAS